The Nitrospirales bacterium genome includes a window with the following:
- a CDS encoding chemotaxis response regulator protein-glutamate methylesterase, producing MTGKKIRVLIVDDSALIRGVMTELLSHDPEIEVIGTATDPYAARDKIKSLNPDVLTLDVEMPKMDGLTFLQKVMHGHPMPVVMVSSLTESGCETTLRALEFGAVDFITKPKIDVQHGMEELAETITSKIKGAASASVRKRTPTHSNQARIRELASHSSMIKTTDTIIAIGASTGGTEALKELLEVLPPSVPPIIMTQHMPERFTKTFADRLNQVCQIGVKEAEEGDSVIPGQALLAPGNYHMELRRSGARYHVTLNQKPPVNRHRPSVDAMFQSVAQYAGSNSLGVILTGMGNDGAAGMLAMKKAGAFNLAQDEASCVVFGMPKEAIKAGGVDKILPLHDIPSAMLAHLKSLG from the coding sequence ATGACTGGGAAAAAGATTCGCGTACTGATCGTGGATGATTCTGCATTAATTCGTGGGGTCATGACCGAGCTCTTATCCCACGATCCTGAGATTGAAGTGATCGGGACGGCAACTGATCCCTATGCGGCCAGGGATAAGATTAAGAGCCTCAATCCGGATGTCTTGACCCTTGATGTCGAAATGCCAAAGATGGATGGATTGACCTTTTTACAAAAAGTCATGCATGGGCATCCGATGCCTGTGGTGATGGTCAGTTCCCTTACGGAGTCCGGGTGTGAGACCACTCTGCGCGCGTTGGAATTTGGTGCGGTTGATTTTATCACCAAGCCCAAGATTGATGTGCAACACGGCATGGAAGAGCTCGCTGAGACGATCACGAGCAAAATTAAGGGTGCTGCTTCGGCGTCGGTTCGAAAGCGTACTCCGACACACTCGAATCAAGCACGCATTCGGGAGTTGGCCAGCCATAGCTCCATGATCAAGACCACCGATACGATCATCGCCATTGGCGCTTCGACGGGAGGCACTGAAGCCTTGAAGGAACTTCTTGAAGTTCTGCCGCCGAGTGTTCCTCCGATTATCATGACGCAGCATATGCCTGAACGGTTTACCAAAACTTTCGCAGATCGTCTCAATCAAGTCTGCCAAATCGGCGTGAAGGAAGCCGAGGAGGGGGATAGCGTGATTCCCGGACAAGCGCTCCTTGCGCCGGGGAACTATCATATGGAATTACGACGGAGCGGAGCGCGGTATCATGTCACGCTGAATCAGAAGCCGCCAGTGAATCGGCATCGTCCATCAGTGGACGCGATGTTTCAATCGGTCGCTCAATATGCGGGCTCCAATAGTCTTGGGGTTATTCTTACGGGGATGGGCAATGATGGGGCGGCGGGCATGTTAGCCATGAAAAAGGCGGGAGCGTTTAATTTGGCGCAAGATGAAGCTTCTTGTGTGGTCTTCGGGATGCCGAAAGAAGCGATCAAGGCCGGAGGCGTAGACAAAATCCTTCCATTACATGACATCCCCAGCGCGATGCTCGCACATCTCAAGTCTTTGGGGTAG
- a CDS encoding methyl-accepting chemotaxis protein: MMDVFYNVATFLMGAGLTYVISLKYLWPMKEAKIQAELRARERNESKKMDVSTLVPVIEKTKAHVREVVDIVEEAVLELITRFQMITDSAIAESRTTAERLSRETLSGESSESDQSLLGETNRIMSNFAESVVESSRLGMDVATVVEEVEVSTKRIPPLLEEIEFISDQTRLLALNAAIEAARAGEHGRGFAVVAEEVTKLATRSQVAAANIQDVIKAMNESTEKAINSLHGFSSIDLTGALDTKERITEITKVIEAKNLAMQEGVVQATNAAQKHANEVTDIVMSMQFQDISRQRLERVIQDLSGLQEIIQSFQVHADKLPGQEEGLASLSV, encoded by the coding sequence ATGATGGATGTTTTCTACAACGTCGCGACATTTTTGATGGGCGCAGGTTTAACCTATGTGATCTCGCTTAAATACCTATGGCCTATGAAAGAGGCAAAGATTCAAGCGGAGCTCCGTGCGCGAGAACGAAATGAGTCCAAGAAGATGGACGTCAGTACGTTGGTGCCGGTTATTGAGAAAACGAAAGCCCACGTTCGGGAAGTTGTGGATATTGTCGAGGAAGCGGTCCTAGAACTCATCACGCGATTTCAAATGATTACCGATTCGGCCATCGCGGAGTCCAGAACAACAGCCGAACGTTTGAGCCGGGAAACACTGAGTGGGGAAAGTAGTGAGAGTGATCAGTCTTTGCTCGGTGAAACGAACCGGATTATGTCGAATTTCGCCGAAAGTGTGGTGGAATCATCGAGACTTGGAATGGATGTCGCGACCGTGGTCGAAGAAGTCGAAGTAAGCACGAAACGGATTCCTCCGCTGTTGGAAGAAATCGAATTTATCTCAGATCAGACGCGATTGCTCGCGCTCAATGCAGCGATCGAGGCCGCTCGGGCCGGAGAACATGGACGTGGCTTTGCGGTGGTCGCGGAAGAAGTCACCAAGCTTGCGACTCGATCTCAAGTCGCGGCGGCCAATATCCAAGATGTCATCAAGGCCATGAATGAGAGTACGGAAAAAGCCATTAATTCACTGCACGGGTTTTCGTCGATCGATTTAACGGGGGCCCTCGATACAAAAGAACGAATCACTGAAATTACGAAAGTGATCGAGGCGAAAAACCTCGCCATGCAAGAAGGTGTCGTGCAGGCGACCAACGCCGCACAAAAGCATGCCAATGAAGTCACGGATATCGTGATGTCGATGCAGTTTCAGGATATTTCTCGGCAACGGCTTGAACGAGTGATTCAGGATCTTTCAGGCCTTCAGGAGATCATACAATCGTTTCAGGTTCATGCCGACAAGTTGCCCGGCCAGGAAGAAGGACTGGCTTCTCTTTCTGTTTGA
- a CDS encoding Hpt domain-containing protein: MSDMDAAVSEFLIESDENLNHVERDLINLEGTPDESTLSSIFRAIHTIKGTCAFLGYSKLESLAHTGETLLSLVRDGELSLTPEMTSVLLAMVDAIRQMLECIEQSGGDGEDEFVELKARLTALQSRDPQPIASEELSTVVPQSAVSPTEESRGSDPVQSDPSLDEAVSEFLIESDENLSQVERDLVDLEEHPDEQTLSSIFRAIHTIKGTCAFLGYVRLESLAHTGETLLSLIRDGELVLTPSRTSALLTMVDAIRQMLQSIEQHKHDGTDDFAELKAQLTALQSDAEASSSAPVSTLSEPESTGSDDSPTGMPSAECLPADVSAPSSSFLSPGTPQVEFESKSDPKTLAPGEAKGPSAAESSIRVDVGLLDKLMNMVGELVLTRNQILQCTGTQDDAGLLASSQRLSLITSELQEGIMKTRMQQIGNVWSKFPRVVRDLAISCGKEIRLEMEGKDTELDKTLIEAIKDPLTHLVRNSVDHGIEPPDVREQRGKAREGILLLRAYHEGGQVNIEITDDGGGINAQRVAETAVKRGVVTQEQVSRMPERELLNLIFLPGFSTAAKVTNVSGRGVGMDVVRTNIEKIGGTIDISTKLGEGTTFKLKVPLTLAIIPALIVTTSGEQFAIPQVSLLELVRLEGEMIRKSIENIHGAPVCRLRGHLLPLVYLHEVMQLTPSACHGEDDSEVVNIVVLQADGNRFGLVVEDINDTEEIVVKPLSKQLKGIPVLAGATIMGDGRVALILDVMGLAHRVGLAVESGEHMPGDQLDGRNMEGSGSRKALLIIQVGDRGQVAIPLDMVARLEEIPVSSLEVAGGQEVIQYRQEILPVIRLSSVLSTHGCASSCEQETIQVVVISQGDRQVGLAVDRIVDIVQEEVKAKTTSAQPGILCSAVVQERVTDLLDVQAVVQQCRLAPFKEAYQEVVGV; encoded by the coding sequence ATGAGTGATATGGATGCGGCTGTCTCAGAATTTCTCATCGAAAGTGATGAAAACCTCAATCATGTCGAACGGGATCTGATTAACCTAGAGGGAACACCGGACGAAAGCACGCTTTCCAGCATTTTTCGGGCGATTCATACGATTAAAGGGACGTGTGCCTTCCTCGGCTATTCGAAACTCGAGAGCCTGGCTCATACAGGGGAAACTCTGCTGAGTCTTGTGCGCGACGGGGAATTGTCGTTGACTCCCGAGATGACCAGCGTTCTGTTGGCGATGGTCGATGCGATTCGCCAGATGCTGGAATGTATCGAACAGAGTGGAGGAGATGGCGAAGATGAATTCGTCGAACTTAAGGCACGATTGACGGCCCTGCAGTCCCGTGACCCGCAGCCGATCGCATCGGAGGAACTGTCGACGGTTGTTCCTCAATCTGCCGTTTCTCCTACGGAAGAATCCAGAGGGTCTGACCCGGTTCAGTCCGATCCATCTTTGGATGAGGCGGTCTCAGAATTTCTCATCGAAAGCGATGAAAACCTGAGCCAAGTCGAGCGTGATCTTGTCGATCTGGAAGAACATCCGGATGAACAGACCTTGTCGAGTATCTTCCGTGCCATCCATACCATCAAAGGAACATGTGCATTTTTGGGGTACGTCAGGCTGGAAAGTCTCGCGCATACGGGAGAGACGCTGCTTAGCCTCATTCGAGATGGCGAACTTGTCCTCACGCCTTCCAGGACAAGCGCTTTGCTGACGATGGTGGATGCCATCCGTCAGATGCTCCAGAGTATCGAACAGCACAAGCATGACGGAACGGACGATTTCGCTGAACTCAAAGCACAGCTGACCGCACTGCAAAGCGATGCTGAGGCATCGTCGTCTGCTCCTGTCTCAACCTTATCAGAACCCGAGTCAACTGGGTCGGACGATTCTCCAACGGGGATGCCTTCTGCAGAATGTCTTCCGGCTGATGTTTCCGCCCCTTCCTCATCATTCTTGAGCCCCGGAACTCCTCAAGTGGAATTTGAATCCAAGTCGGACCCGAAAACCTTAGCTCCAGGCGAGGCCAAAGGCCCGTCAGCAGCTGAATCTTCCATCCGTGTGGATGTCGGTTTGCTGGATAAATTAATGAACATGGTCGGCGAACTGGTCTTGACACGCAATCAAATCCTGCAATGTACGGGAACTCAGGATGATGCGGGTTTACTCGCATCGTCCCAGCGGCTGAGTCTGATTACGTCGGAATTGCAGGAAGGCATCATGAAAACACGGATGCAGCAAATCGGCAATGTATGGAGCAAGTTTCCACGAGTTGTCCGTGATTTGGCCATTTCATGCGGAAAAGAAATCCGCCTTGAAATGGAGGGCAAGGATACTGAACTGGATAAAACCCTGATCGAGGCCATCAAAGATCCCTTGACTCACCTGGTCAGAAATTCAGTCGATCATGGAATAGAGCCCCCCGATGTTCGGGAACAACGTGGAAAGGCCCGTGAAGGAATACTCTTGCTCCGAGCCTATCATGAAGGTGGTCAGGTCAATATTGAAATAACTGACGACGGAGGCGGCATCAACGCGCAACGTGTGGCCGAGACAGCCGTAAAACGGGGAGTGGTGACACAGGAACAGGTTTCCAGGATGCCAGAACGGGAACTGCTGAATCTTATTTTTCTCCCAGGGTTTTCGACCGCAGCCAAGGTGACGAACGTCTCCGGTCGCGGCGTGGGAATGGATGTCGTCAGAACGAACATCGAAAAAATCGGCGGCACGATTGATATTTCGACGAAATTGGGTGAAGGCACCACCTTCAAGCTTAAAGTCCCTCTGACGTTGGCGATTATTCCTGCGCTGATCGTAACCACGAGCGGTGAACAATTCGCGATTCCACAGGTGAGCCTTCTAGAGCTTGTACGGTTAGAAGGCGAGATGATCCGGAAATCGATCGAAAATATTCACGGCGCCCCGGTCTGTCGACTTCGTGGCCATCTCCTGCCATTAGTGTACTTGCACGAAGTGATGCAACTCACCCCGAGCGCCTGTCATGGAGAGGATGATTCGGAGGTTGTGAACATCGTCGTCCTGCAGGCCGACGGTAATCGCTTTGGACTCGTGGTGGAAGACATTAATGATACCGAGGAAATCGTGGTCAAACCCTTGAGCAAACAACTCAAAGGGATTCCTGTGTTGGCGGGAGCGACGATTATGGGTGATGGACGCGTGGCCTTGATTTTGGACGTCATGGGATTAGCCCATCGCGTGGGCCTGGCAGTCGAAAGCGGCGAGCATATGCCCGGAGATCAGTTGGATGGTCGGAACATGGAAGGAAGTGGGAGTCGCAAAGCCCTACTGATTATTCAGGTCGGAGACAGAGGACAGGTTGCGATTCCCCTCGATATGGTCGCGCGTTTGGAAGAAATTCCCGTGTCATCGCTTGAAGTCGCTGGGGGACAAGAAGTGATTCAGTACCGGCAGGAAATTCTTCCCGTCATTCGACTTTCCTCGGTCTTGTCGACTCATGGGTGTGCTTCGTCATGTGAACAAGAAACGATTCAAGTGGTGGTGATTTCGCAAGGAGACCGTCAGGTGGGATTGGCGGTGGACCGCATCGTGGATATTGTCCAGGAAGAGGTCAAGGCCAAAACGACGTCTGCTCAGCCCGGTATTCTTTGTTCGGCAGTCGTTCAAGAACGGGTCACGGATTTACTCGATGTGCAAGCGGTCGTGCAACAGTGCCGTCTGGCACCCTTTAAAGAAGCTTATCAAGAAGTGGTGGGAGTCTAA
- a CDS encoding chemotaxis protein CheW — translation MSDAKQYCTFYLDGLFFGVDVLSVQEVIKFQDMTNVPLASKVVQGLINLRGQIVTAIDLRRRLELNERSPDQEPMNVVIRTDDGAVSLLVDEIGDVIEVTDDTLESPPNTVKGAARELICGVHKLEGCLLLILDTEKAITVHHALAGVGE, via the coding sequence ATGTCTGATGCAAAACAATATTGTACGTTTTATCTCGATGGCCTTTTTTTTGGCGTTGATGTGTTGAGTGTTCAAGAGGTGATTAAATTCCAGGACATGACGAATGTACCGCTGGCTTCGAAAGTTGTTCAAGGATTGATCAACCTGCGAGGACAAATCGTGACCGCTATCGATCTGCGACGGCGATTGGAGCTGAATGAGCGTTCGCCAGATCAAGAACCCATGAATGTCGTGATTCGGACGGATGACGGGGCGGTGAGTCTCTTGGTGGATGAAATTGGCGATGTCATTGAAGTGACGGATGACACGCTGGAGTCTCCTCCGAATACAGTCAAGGGAGCGGCCCGTGAACTCATTTGCGGAGTCCATAAGCTCGAAGGTTGCTTGCTGCTGATTTTGGATACGGAAAAAGCTATCACCGTACACCATGCATTGGCAGGGGTCGGAGAATAA